From the genome of Streptomyces sp. NBC_00523:
GACTGCCATGTGCGGCGCCCACACGCCCCGGGGGCGAGGTGGGGTGCCCTGCACCATATCGACGGCGGCGCGGTGTTCATACGGTTCGGCGACATCACAGGAACACGCCGAGGAGCCGGTCACCATGCCCCGCAGCCGTACCGCCAGCAGAGCCCGCAGATCCCTCAGTGACATCCGTACCGTCGCCGTCCTGGCCGCAGCCGGCCTGCTGCTGACGGGCTGCACCGCCGCCGGGAAGGCGGGCGGGTCCGACTCCGCGAAGTCCGCCGACGACGCGGCCGTCAAGGTCGGCCTGGTCTACTCCAGGACCGGGCTCCTCGCCGACTACGGCAAGCAGTACCGCGACGGCTTCATGGCCGGGCTCGACTACGCCACCAAGGGCACCCGCGAGGTCGCCGGACACCGCATCGAGGTCACCGAGCAGGACGACGCGGGCGACCCGGGCAAGGCGGTCTCCGCCGCGAAGAACCTCATCGGCAAGGGCTACAAGGTGCTGGCCGGCACCACCGACTCCGGCGTCGCGCTCCAGATGGCCCCGCTCGCCGCGCAGAACAAGGTGCTGTACGTCAGCGGACCGGCCGCCACCGACGCGGTGACCGGGATCAACGACTACACCTTCCGCTCGGGCCGCCAGTCCTACCAGGACATCCTCACGGCGGGCACGATGCTCGGCGACGCCAAGGGCAAGAAGGTCACGGTGCTCGCCCAGGACTCCACCTTCGGCCAGGCCAACGTGGCCGCCGTGAAGGCGGTGCTCGGCGGGAAGGGCGCCAAGGTCGGCTCGGTGCTGGCGCCGCCCAGCGCGACGGACCTGACGCCGTTCGCCCGGCAGGTCAAGGCGGGCGGCCCCGACCTGGTCTTCGTCGCCTGGGCCGGCTCCACCGCCCCGGCGCTGTGGACCGCCCTCGACCAGCAGGGCGTGCTCGGCGCGAGCAAGGTCGTCACCGGCCTGGCCGGCACCGCCTCGTACCCGATCTTCGGCGCGGCCGGGTCCAAGGTGTCGTTCCTGGCGCACTACTTCCCGGGCGCGGGCGGGAACAACGCCGTGGAGAAGGCGATGCTGGACGCGGTGAAGAAGGACGGCGGCAAGCCCGACCTGTTCACGCCGGACGGCTTCACGGCCGCCCAGATGATCGTGCACGCCGTCGAGGAGGGCAGCGCCACCGACACCGCCGCGATGGTGAAGGCCCTGGAGGGCTGGAGCTTCGACGGGGTCAAGGGACAGACCCGGGTGCGCGGCGAGGACCACGCGCTGCTCCAGCCGATGTTCGTGGCCAGGCTGGACGGCAAGGGCAAGACCGCCGAGCCGAAGCTGCTGGACACCGAGCAGCTGGACGCCGTCGCGCCGCCCGTGAAGCCCGCGGCGGGCTGAACCGTGACCGCACCCCACACCCTCGGGCGGACGAGCCCGGCGGACCGGGAGACGCCCGTGCTCCGGCTGGAAGGACTCGGCTGGAGCGTCGGCGGCGCCACCATCGTCGAGGACGTCTCGCTGAGCGTCCGCGAGGGCGAGTTCCTGGCTTTCATCGGGCCCAACGGGGCGGGCAAGACCTCCCTGTTCAACCTGATCAGCGGGCTCAACCTGCCGACCGCCGGACGGATCGAGCTGGACGGCGCCGAGATGACGGACCGGCCCGCGCACGTCCGGGCCCGGCGCGGCGTCGGCCGGACCTTCCAGACGTCCAGCCTGTGGCCCGCGATGACCGTCGCCGACCACGTCCGGCTCGCCGCGCAGGCCGCCCGGGGCGGCTCGTACCGGCTGTGGCGGCGCGCCGACCCGTACACCGCCGAC
Proteins encoded in this window:
- a CDS encoding ABC transporter ATP-binding protein — translated: MTAPHTLGRTSPADRETPVLRLEGLGWSVGGATIVEDVSLSVREGEFLAFIGPNGAGKTSLFNLISGLNLPTAGRIELDGAEMTDRPAHVRARRGVGRTFQTSSLWPAMTVADHVRLAAQAARGGSYRLWRRADPYTADVAGVLERTGLGHRAKATAGELSHGEKRKLELAVLLVGEPRLMLLDEPMAGVSAEEVPALTELIRTLHREEGRTVLMVEHHMDVLLGLADRLAVMHHGRLLALDTPEAVTADPVVQQAYLGEGL
- a CDS encoding substrate-binding domain-containing protein translates to MPRSRTASRARRSLSDIRTVAVLAAAGLLLTGCTAAGKAGGSDSAKSADDAAVKVGLVYSRTGLLADYGKQYRDGFMAGLDYATKGTREVAGHRIEVTEQDDAGDPGKAVSAAKNLIGKGYKVLAGTTDSGVALQMAPLAAQNKVLYVSGPAATDAVTGINDYTFRSGRQSYQDILTAGTMLGDAKGKKVTVLAQDSTFGQANVAAVKAVLGGKGAKVGSVLAPPSATDLTPFARQVKAGGPDLVFVAWAGSTAPALWTALDQQGVLGASKVVTGLAGTASYPIFGAAGSKVSFLAHYFPGAGGNNAVEKAMLDAVKKDGGKPDLFTPDGFTAAQMIVHAVEEGSATDTAAMVKALEGWSFDGVKGQTRVRGEDHALLQPMFVARLDGKGKTAEPKLLDTEQLDAVAPPVKPAAG